The [Eubacterium] siraeum genome contains a region encoding:
- a CDS encoding N4-gp56 family major capsid protein translates to MKKREVKLNLFDVQTTGQASLSAEMKTFYENTLIDMAEPKLVHDRFADKYPIPKNNGKTIELRKYSSLAKATTPLVEGVTPAGNMLSVTAKTATVNQYGDYIKLSDMLELTAIDNNVVQSTKLLGSQSGRTLDTITREIVNAGTNVIYACGKDGGEVLSRDELGKDCVLSVDTVFRAAAQLESMNADGIDGESYVAIIHPYAAYDLMRSAEWVDVHKYADPESIFKGEIGSLGNVRFVKSTEAKIFADESCPQFYQLTSDANFLEGKDYYTKSGDSYQKASVSAGGQVTASTYYEKKALAVFSTLVIGAHAYAVTDVAGGGLQHIVKQLGYGDDPLNQRASVGWKAVRTAEILTDEYMVRIESCSPVYSEKTSAN, encoded by the coding sequence ATGAAGAAAAGAGAAGTTAAATTAAATCTGTTCGATGTACAGACAACAGGACAGGCAAGTCTGTCCGCCGAGATGAAAACGTTCTATGAGAACACGCTGATAGATATGGCGGAGCCTAAGCTGGTGCATGACCGCTTTGCAGACAAATATCCGATACCCAAGAATAACGGCAAGACGATAGAACTGAGAAAGTACAGCTCGCTTGCAAAGGCGACAACACCGCTTGTCGAGGGCGTTACACCTGCGGGAAATATGCTGTCGGTAACAGCTAAGACGGCAACGGTGAATCAGTACGGCGACTATATCAAGCTGTCGGATATGCTGGAACTTACCGCAATAGACAACAATGTAGTGCAGTCAACAAAGCTGCTCGGCAGTCAGTCGGGAAGAACGCTTGATACGATAACAAGAGAGATAGTTAACGCAGGAACGAATGTTATATATGCCTGCGGTAAGGACGGGGGCGAGGTGCTGTCAAGAGATGAACTCGGCAAGGACTGCGTTTTATCGGTGGATACGGTATTCCGTGCCGCCGCACAGCTTGAGAGCATGAATGCAGACGGAATAGACGGGGAGAGCTATGTTGCGATAATACACCCTTATGCCGCATATGACCTTATGAGAAGTGCAGAGTGGGTCGATGTGCATAAGTATGCCGACCCTGAAAGCATATTCAAGGGGGAGATAGGCTCGCTCGGCAATGTGAGATTTGTAAAAAGCACGGAGGCAAAGATATTTGCCGATGAAAGCTGTCCGCAGTTCTATCAGCTGACCTCCGACGCAAATTTCCTTGAGGGAAAGGACTATTATACGAAGTCGGGCGACAGCTATCAGAAGGCAAGCGTTTCGGCAGGCGGTCAGGTCACAGCCTCAACGTATTATGAGAAGAAGGCGCTTGCGGTGTTCTCTACTCTGGTTATAGGAGCGCACGCTTATGCGGTGACGGACGTTGCCGGCGGCGGTCTTCAGCACATAGTAAAGCAGCTCGGCTACGGCGACGATCCTCTGAACCAGAGAGCAAGCGTGGGCTGGAAGGCGGTACGCACAGCCGAGATACTTACGGACGAGTATATGGTGAGAATAGAAAGCTGTTCTCCTGTTTATTCGGAAAAGACGAGCGCAAATTAA
- a CDS encoding ribosomal-processing cysteine protease Prp, whose translation MTRVRIDKSGLGRDIYITGHCANENSGSAEATLVCAAMTTLAQTIAQNVFDSEDTGDTDIIDVTLRSGQAVISYVTDDDGLNTAVDGICKGFDMLEENYPEYVSCYRSER comes from the coding sequence ATGACAAGAGTAAGAATAGACAAGTCGGGTCTTGGCAGGGATATTTATATCACAGGACACTGTGCGAACGAAAACAGCGGGTCGGCAGAGGCTACGCTTGTATGTGCGGCAATGACAACGCTTGCGCAGACGATAGCGCAGAATGTTTTTGACAGTGAGGACACGGGGGATACCGATATTATTGACGTTACGCTGAGAAGCGGTCAGGCGGTCATAAGCTATGTGACGGACGATGACGGGCTGAACACGGCGGTTGACGGGATATGCAAGGGGTTTGATATGCTGGAGGAAAACTATCCGGAATATGTATCCTGCTACAGAAGTGAGAGGTAA